A section of the Streptomyces sp. SCL15-4 genome encodes:
- a CDS encoding glycoside hydrolase family 3 protein, whose amino-acid sequence MTTIAPGTDTLTRNALAVLQPGFDGTTAPDWVRRRIDEGLASVALFGRNVVSEDQVTALTAQLRAGREDLLVAIDEESGDVTRLDVRTGSSFPGNHALGAVDDPGLTRAVARELGRRLAACGVTFDWAPSADVNADPDNPVIGVRSFGASPDLVARHTAAWVEGLQSTGVAACTKHFPGHGDTNVDSHHAIPRIDVDADTFYERELPPFRAAIAAGTRAVMSAHILVPALDPDRPGTLSPRILTDMLRGELGYQGLIVTDGIEMRAISGTYGLNRGVVLAIAAGADAICVGGGLCDEDTVLGMRDALVTAVRSGELSEERLADAAARVRDLAAWTAAHRDDARRTDPDPHVGLVAARRALTVTRAGAAAPVTGPVYVARFNPAPNIAVGDETPWGVAAELERLLPGSASGTFTGDGAGAAALAAAGGRRVVAVVRDEHRHAWMRSALDTLLAARPDTVVVEMGLPQAPPRGAPHIATYGAARVCGVAAAEAVLAG is encoded by the coding sequence ATGACCACCATCGCCCCCGGCACCGACACCCTCACCCGCAACGCCCTCGCGGTGCTCCAGCCCGGCTTCGACGGCACCACCGCCCCCGACTGGGTGCGCCGCCGCATCGACGAGGGCCTGGCCTCCGTCGCCCTGTTCGGCCGCAACGTCGTCAGCGAGGACCAGGTCACCGCGCTCACCGCGCAGCTGCGCGCCGGACGCGAGGACCTGCTGGTCGCCATCGACGAGGAGAGCGGCGACGTCACCCGCCTCGACGTGCGCACCGGCTCCTCCTTCCCCGGCAACCACGCCCTCGGCGCCGTCGACGACCCCGGCCTCACCCGGGCCGTCGCCCGCGAACTGGGCCGCCGCCTGGCCGCCTGCGGCGTCACCTTCGACTGGGCGCCCTCCGCCGACGTCAACGCCGACCCGGACAACCCCGTCATCGGCGTCCGCTCCTTCGGCGCGAGCCCCGACCTGGTCGCCCGGCACACCGCCGCCTGGGTCGAGGGCCTGCAGTCCACCGGCGTCGCCGCCTGCACCAAGCACTTCCCCGGACACGGCGACACCAACGTCGACTCCCACCACGCCATCCCGCGCATCGACGTCGACGCCGACACCTTCTACGAGCGCGAACTGCCTCCGTTCCGCGCGGCCATCGCCGCCGGCACCCGGGCCGTCATGAGCGCCCACATCCTGGTGCCGGCCCTCGACCCGGACCGTCCCGGCACCCTGTCCCCGCGCATCCTCACCGACATGCTGCGCGGCGAACTCGGCTACCAGGGCCTGATCGTCACCGACGGCATCGAGATGCGCGCCATCTCCGGCACCTACGGCCTGAACCGGGGCGTCGTCCTCGCGATCGCGGCCGGCGCCGACGCCATCTGCGTGGGCGGCGGACTGTGCGACGAGGACACCGTGCTCGGCATGCGCGACGCGCTCGTCACCGCCGTACGCTCCGGCGAACTGTCCGAGGAACGGCTCGCCGACGCCGCCGCCCGGGTGCGCGACCTGGCCGCCTGGACCGCCGCGCACCGCGACGACGCCCGCAGGACCGACCCCGATCCGCACGTCGGCCTGGTCGCGGCCCGCCGCGCGCTGACCGTGACCCGCGCCGGCGCCGCCGCACCGGTCACCGGGCCGGTGTACGTCGCCCGGTTCAACCCGGCCCCGAACATCGCCGTCGGCGACGAGACCCCCTGGGGTGTCGCCGCCGAGCTGGAGCGGCTGCTGCCCGGCAGCGCCTCCGGCACCTTCACCGGCGACGGCGCGGGAGCCGCCGCCCTCGCCGCGGCCGGCGGACGCCGCGTCGTCGCCGTGGTCCGCGACGAGCACCGGCACGCGTGGATGCGCTCCGCGCTCGACACCCTGCTCGCCGCCCGGCCCGACACCGTCGTGGTCGAGATGGGCCTGCCGCAGGCCCCGCCGCGCGGCGCCCCGCACATCGCCACCTACGGCGCCGCCCGTGTCTGCGGCGTGGCCGCCGCCGAGGCCGTCCTGGCCGGCTGA
- a CDS encoding carbohydrate ABC transporter permease — protein sequence MKRSLFGRIWPNATAVVLFVGFVFPVYWMFATAFKPTGDIISDDPVWFPTDATLEHFKTAVDADHFWTLVLNSVTVTLLSVAFSLVIALFAAFALTRMRFKGRRGLIVTFMLAQMAPWEVLIIAIYMTVRDNDMLDSLVPLTAFYTMMVLPLTILTLRGYIAAVPKELEESAMVDGCTRTQAFRKVIFPLLAPGLMATSLFGFITAWNEFPLVLILNKSAEKQTLPLWLSQFQTAFGDDWGATMAASSLFALPILILFIFLQRKAVSGLTDGAVKG from the coding sequence ATGAAGCGCTCGCTCTTCGGCCGTATCTGGCCCAACGCGACCGCCGTCGTCCTCTTCGTCGGCTTCGTGTTCCCCGTGTACTGGATGTTCGCCACGGCCTTCAAGCCGACCGGCGACATCATCTCCGACGACCCGGTGTGGTTCCCCACCGACGCCACCCTGGAGCACTTCAAGACGGCCGTCGACGCCGACCACTTCTGGACCCTGGTCCTCAACTCCGTCACCGTCACGCTCCTGTCGGTCGCGTTCTCCCTCGTCATCGCGCTCTTCGCGGCCTTCGCCCTGACCCGGATGCGGTTCAAGGGCCGGCGCGGTCTCATCGTGACGTTCATGCTGGCGCAGATGGCCCCCTGGGAGGTCCTGATCATCGCCATCTACATGACCGTCCGGGACAACGACATGCTCGACAGCCTGGTCCCGCTCACCGCCTTCTACACGATGATGGTGCTGCCGCTGACCATCCTGACGCTGCGCGGCTACATCGCCGCCGTGCCCAAGGAGCTGGAGGAGTCGGCGATGGTCGACGGCTGCACCCGCACGCAGGCCTTCCGCAAGGTGATCTTCCCGCTGCTCGCGCCCGGCCTGATGGCGACCTCGCTGTTCGGCTTCATCACCGCCTGGAACGAGTTCCCGCTCGTCCTGATCCTCAACAAGTCCGCCGAGAAGCAGACCCTGCCGCTGTGGCTGTCGCAGTTCCAGACCGCCTTCGGCGACGACTGGGGCGCCACCATGGCCGCCTCGTCCCTCTTCGCGCTGCCCATCCTGATCCTCTTCATCTTCCTGCAACGCAAGGCCGTCAGCGGTCTGACCGACGGCGCCGTGAAGGGATGA